The DNA region GGGTTCAGGCAGGAGGTCTACCCATCTCCCCACACGGGCGAGGACCGCAAGGGGGTGGTGCTGCCGGGGCCCCCAGCCTGACCAAGCCAGGCTGGGGTGGCATCCCTAGCGCCCGTCCCCACGGCTTTGGGCCAGTTCCTTGAGGCCCTTGATGTCCTTCAGGATGATCTTGCCGTAGCCGGAGCGGATGTAGCCTTCCCGGGTAAGCTCCCCGATCACCTTGGTCACGGTTTCCCGCACGCTCCCCACCGCTGCGGCCAGCTCGTCGTGGGTGGCGCGGAGGACCAAGCCCTCCGGCTCCTCGTGGGCCAAGGGGGTTTCCGCCAGCTCCAGGATGGCCGCGGCCATGCGGTTTTTCAGGCGCTGGGTGGCCAGGCGCTCAATGCGCCGGTAGGACTCGGAAAGGGCCTGGGCCAGGCTGAGGAGCACCTGGCGGATCTCCTCGGGATGGGGTTCCTTGGGGAGGGGTTCTGCCACCACCTCGGTCACCGCCTCGGCGAAGTACGTCCGCTCCATGCCCGCCAAGGCCTCCTCGCCGAAGTACCCCCCGGGGCGGACCAGGCGCAGGGTGAGGGCATTCCCCTCTTCATCCACCGCCTCGAGGCGCACGAGCCCCTCGAGGACCCGGTAGACCCGGTCCCGGGGCCCCGGCACCCCCGGGTACAGGATGACCTCGCCGGGCTTGAAGGTTACGGTTTCGCGGG from Thermus antranikianii DSM 12462 includes:
- a CDS encoding helix-turn-helix domain-containing protein, giving the protein MTQARETVTFKPGEVILYPGVPGPRDRVYRVLEGLVRLEAVDEEGNALTLRLVRPGGYFGEEALAGMERTYFAEAVTEVVAEPLPKEPHPEEIRQVLLSLAQALSESYRRIERLATQRLKNRMAAAILELAETPLAHEEPEGLVLRATHDELAAAVGSVRETVTKVIGELTREGYIRSGYGKIILKDIKGLKELAQSRGDGR